The DNA sequence GGGCTGTGCGTGGGCGTACCTATCCGTCATTACGAGGAGCGATAGCGACGTGGTAATCTCATCATTATTATATTTTAGGCTGCTACTCGGTATTAATTGGGAAATACTTTTCCCCCATTTTGGGAATTTTGCAACGGTCTCAAGTAGCTTCCAAAACGGTAATATAATGATGCAGAAAAAGGACTGGATCCCGCAACAAGTGCGGGATGACAAAGAGGTGGTGCGGGATGACAAAGGAGGCTGGGGTTCCTATCTTGTCATTCTGTTCCTATCTTGTCATTCTGTCCCTATCTTGTCATTCCTGCGAAGGCAGGAATCCAGTCCTTTATTAACGGAGTTAACTACATGTACAATTAACGTTATTATATGTTTAAATATCCGCAAATCCATGCCATGCACCCAGGTTCCCTGATGGTGTGGCGGGACGCTTATAAAAAGACATTTCACAACAGCAGGGAGGTAGCACCATGAGTAAAAAATCCAACCGTTCGATACTAAAAGGCAGTGAGCGGGTTCCACTTCACGGGGCGGTAGCAACTGGTCCAATTCATGATGATGAGCGTTTTGAAGTCACAGTCGTGGTACGCCTAAAAACTCCTCTTAAGAATTTGGAGACAGACGGCTCACAATACCTGACCCATGACACGTACGAGGGTGCTGACTCAAAAGATATAGAGTTAGTTAAGAAATTTGTAGAAGAGTACGGCCTTATAGTGGTAGAAACCAGCACGGTTAAACGCAGCGTATATGTCTCAGGTACGGCTGCCAAATTCTCAAAGGCATTTGAAACAAAGATAGAACACTATGAACACGAGGGAGGCACATACCGTGGCCGCACCGGCGCACTAACCGTGCCAACCGAATTGGCTGATGTCATTGAGGGTGTATTTGGGATAGACAACCGCCCTGTAGCCAGGCAAAATTACCAGCACTATAAGCCAACCCTCGGTGTTGATATTAAACCTCGCGGCACTGGCACCTCATTCACTCCGCCGCAACTGGCAAAATTGTACAATTTTCCAACCGGTTTGGATGGCACAGGGCAATGTATTGCAATCATCGAACAAGGCGGCGGCTTCAAAACGAGTGATATTCATGCCTATTTTACCAACCTCGGCTTGCCTCACCCTACTGTTAAGGTTGCCAGTGGGAGCAACAATACCTCAAGCCCAAATATACAAGAGGTAACGCTTGACATAGAGATAGCGGCTGCAATAGCGCCCAAAGCAGTTATTGCTGTCTATTTTGCCGCATCCAGCTCCGACGTAGATTTCCTAAATGTCCTTACTAAGGCAGTTCATGACACAATCAATAAGCCGTCGATTATCTCTATAAGCTGGGCTGGAGCAGAGTCAAATTGGACAGACCAGATGAAGACCTCGTGTAACAGTGAATTTCACATAGCAGCCGCTTTAGGAATAACAGTACTTTGCGCAGCCGGCGATAATGGCTCAAGGGGCGGAGTGAATGATGGAAAGGCACATGCGGAATTCCCGGCATCCAGCCCATATGTGACCGCTTGTGGGGGCACAAAGCTAATTGCAAACGGCAACACAATATTTAGTGAGGAGGTTTGGAATGAAAACTCCGCCATGAGCGCAACCGGAGGCGGCGTGAGCGATTTCTTTGGCGTACCGGCGTACCAAAATAGCATAAAAGTGCCCTCAGTAAACGATTCCACACATTATGGCCGCTGTATTCCTGATGTTGCTGCTGATGCGGATCCGTTTACAGGTTATTCAGTGTACATTAACGGGCAGGATACATCAGTTGGCGGCACAAGTGCAGTGGCGCCTTTGTGGGCAGGGTTGATTGCGCTGATTAATCAAAGCTTAAATCAAAACTCAATGAAAAATGTTGGATTCCTAAATCCAAAAATCTATGGCTCTCTTCGTATGGGTACTTTCCGTGACATAATAAGCGGTAACAACGGGGGCTATATAGCTAGTAAGGGTTGGGATGCTTGCACGGGTTGGGGCTCGCCAAACGGAGCGAAACTTCTTGGCGCTCTAAAATAGTGGTGCACTCGACATGATTGCAAAAACGGAGGTATGATTATTTGTAGGGGCGAATAATTATTCGCCCATCTGTATCTGCGAACATCTGCGCAATCTGCGGATAAAAAGTTCTTTAAAAGATATC is a window from the Nitrospirota bacterium genome containing:
- a CDS encoding S8/S53 family peptidase, whose product is MSKKSNRSILKGSERVPLHGAVATGPIHDDERFEVTVVVRLKTPLKNLETDGSQYLTHDTYEGADSKDIELVKKFVEEYGLIVVETSTVKRSVYVSGTAAKFSKAFETKIEHYEHEGGTYRGRTGALTVPTELADVIEGVFGIDNRPVARQNYQHYKPTLGVDIKPRGTGTSFTPPQLAKLYNFPTGLDGTGQCIAIIEQGGGFKTSDIHAYFTNLGLPHPTVKVASGSNNTSSPNIQEVTLDIEIAAAIAPKAVIAVYFAASSSDVDFLNVLTKAVHDTINKPSIISISWAGAESNWTDQMKTSCNSEFHIAAALGITVLCAAGDNGSRGGVNDGKAHAEFPASSPYVTACGGTKLIANGNTIFSEEVWNENSAMSATGGGVSDFFGVPAYQNSIKVPSVNDSTHYGRCIPDVAADADPFTGYSVYINGQDTSVGGTSAVAPLWAGLIALINQSLNQNSMKNVGFLNPKIYGSLRMGTFRDIISGNNGGYIASKGWDACTGWGSPNGAKLLGALK